A genomic window from Corvus hawaiiensis isolate bCorHaw1 chromosome 29, bCorHaw1.pri.cur, whole genome shotgun sequence includes:
- the LOC125318134 gene encoding vegetative cell wall protein gp1-like, with amino-acid sequence MAANRGRPGGAERDLAPPKTGLGWQPRGQSQRRPLCPFVPQFLPRAPRNGDPKVWKTARDGAGKLRHGGASMNPSRYPVIPLSRYPVVPLSRCPAIPSRRAPRSRSHPPLPFFPTFVFPVILRMKLRVLSRGVPSRPGGVPTSPASRSPLPALQEEDPAGQSRWTNPLDNPALSPPGTGRSVRVPSPLPAGPPQSPLCPPPEPPLSPSGPPPVSLPLDLGSGEGVAGFGGGSPEFGGGFPPVLGGPGSLGTPSEGDKAPLEGPNHAVGGGHKPRWEGDKPPGMGTNPLRRGPATLEGG; translated from the exons ATGGCGGCGAATCGGGGCCGCCCGGGGGGGGCCGAGCGGGATTTGGCCCCCCCCAAAACCGGCCTGGGGTGGCAGCCACGGGGACAAAGCCAGCGCCGGCCGCTGTGTCCCttcgtgcctcagtttctccccCGAGCTCCCCGAAATGGGG ATCCCAAAGTCTGGAAAACAGCGAGGGACGGAGccgggaaactgaggcacggcgGAGCATCCATGAACCCATCCCGTTATCCCGTTATCCCGTTATCCCGCTATCCCGTTGTCCCGCTATCCCGTTGTCCCGCTATCCCAtcccgccgcgccccgcgcaGCCGCTCCCACCCCCCGCTCCCGTTTTTCCCTACCTTTGTCTTCCCGGTCATCCTGCGGATGAAGCTGAGGGTCCTGTCCAGGGGGGTCCCTTCCCGGCCCGGGGGGGTCCCCACCTCCCCCGCCAGCCGCTCGCCGCTCCCGGCGCTGCAGGAGGAGGATCCCGCTGGACAATCCCGCTGGACAAACCCGCTGGACAATCCCGCTCTGTCCCCGCCGGGAACGGGGAGGAGCGTGCGTGTCCCCTCCCCGCTCCCAGCTGGGCCACCACAGagccccctctgtcccccccccgagccccctcTGTCCCCTTCTGGGCCCCCCCCCGTGTCTCTGCCCCTCGATTtggggagcggggagggggTCGCGGGTTTTGGGGGGGGCAGCCCCgagtttgggggggggtttcCTCCTGTCCTGGGTGGTCCTGgttccttggggacaccctcaGAGGGGGACAAAGCTCCCTTGGAGGGGCCAAATCACGCCGTGGGGGGGGGACACAAGCCACGCTGGGAAGGGGACAAACCACCCGGGATGGGGACAAATCCACTTCGGAGGGGACCAGCCACCCTCGAGGGGGGATAA
- the LOC125318129 gene encoding transcription elongation factor SPT6 homolog, with protein sequence MPLSHSDPLSGGPHSPPGSGGCWVTPEVTGGSHLCPLHIGLVLLVLGEQRVQIIAAVDQGGSPGVSAAPAEPPQLLRAGAELGALAGGGGGHRDLQLGGHPKTRTRPRGVSRNLGVSSVRQGCTEGLNPWIWRAQGHRMVLDPWVWGSRDGGTGTWEVPTPGFGGVRTGDRDMGGSHAWIWGCRDGGQGHGRFPRLDLGVSGWGTGTWEVPTPGFGGLGMGDRDMGGSHHWIWGSRDGGQGHGRFPRLDLGVSGWGTGTWEVLTPGFGGQGWGGVVTRGSPLPELVVAGDPPRLLARFPAVPAERIQGAAERPGSPQGHPGKSPGTAG encoded by the exons ATGCCACTTTCTCACAGCGATCCCCTCTCCGGGGGTCCCCACTCCCCTCCCGGCTCAGGTGGGTGCTGGGTGACCCCCGAGGTGACAGGAGGGTCCCACCTGTGCCCGCTTCACATCggcctcgtcctcctcgtcctggGAGAGCAGCGAGTCCAGATCATCGCTGCTGTGGACCAGGGGGGCTCTCCGGGGGTCTCGGCGGCGCCGgcagagcccccccagctgctccGCGCTGGAGCCGAGCTCGGGGCTCTCGCTGGTGGaggggggggacacagggacctTCAGCTggggggacaccccaaaaccaggaCCCGTCCCCGAGGGGTGAGCAGGAATTTGGGGGTGTCCTCAGTGAGGCAGGGATGCACGGAGGGTCTCAATCCATGGATTTGGAGGGCTCAGGGACACAGGATGGTCCTTGACCCCTGGGTTTGGGGGTCTCGggatggggggacagggacatgggag GTTCCCACGCCTGGATTTGGGGGTGTcaggacaggggacagggacatgggaggTTCCCACGCCTGGATTTGGGGGTGTCGggatgggggacagggacatgggaggTTCCCACGCCTGGATTTGGGGGTCTCGggatgggggacagggacatgggaggTTCCCACGCCTGGATTTGGGGGTCTCGggatgggggacagggacatgggaggTTCCCACCACTGGATTTGGGGGTCTCGggatgggggacagggacatgggaggTTCCCACGCCTGGATTTGGGGGTCTCGggatgggggacagggacatgggaggTTCTCACGCCTGGATTTGGGGGTCAGGGTTGGGGGGGGGTGGTGACACGGGGGTCCCCCCTACCTGAGCTGGTCGTAGCCGGGGATCCCCCGCGGCTCCTTGCCCGGTTCCCAGCTGTGCCGGCGGAAAGGATCCAGGGAGCTGCGGAGCGTCCCGGATCTCCGCAGGGACACCCCGGGAAAtcgc CGGGAACAGCGGGATAA
- the LOC125318123 gene encoding proline-rich protein 36-like, giving the protein MGHGTPPVPPRSRPSSPSLVPPLPTSPWMAAGCSLMLPDNPGFPGQILGAAAVPPPPHSASPPAPNPSGTAMAPRFLLWSGNPSGNSGWVPRDAGKSGMGCGGTRGALPPGLGTPDPDPLHSKDEFGHSQLPKIPVLGAAPLSRCSRIPSGIQTRPSSDSRPLSTNISGAAPRVRIWGELLQDPVPFPASSLLRSILRFPTGSGKFPGIPVAFLGTWMSPGAPKSPEARGFLGRAAVGVFPAGAALERWPRSARHFFRIPYLFISYSTFAADPRQIQGQIHKGKWGFFFYLSADRAGNVKTGKRLSSSQLIPAHPSPLPVPSGRPALSGTGSPPISWSPPTSWSPPTSP; this is encoded by the exons ATGGGACACGGGACCCCCCCCGTCCCCCCGAGGTCGCGACCCTCGAGTCCTTCCCTCGTCCCTCCGCTCCCAACATCCCCCTGGATGGCCGCTGGCTGTTCCCTGATGCTGCCGGACAATCCAGGATTTCCTGGGCAAATCCTGGGAGCAGCCGCTGTCCCACCCCCCCCACATTCCGCGTCACCCCCGGCTCCGAACCCCTCCGGCACCGCGATGGCTCCGCGCTTCCTCCTCTGGAGCGGGAATCCAAGCGGGAATTCCGGCTGGGTCCCAAGAGATGCTGGGAAGAGTGGGATGGGGTGCGGTGGCACCCGCGGTGCCCTCCCCCCGGGATTGGGGACACCTGATCCCGACCCGCTCCACTCCAAGGATGAGTTtggccattcccagctccccaaaatccccgtcCTGGGAGCTGCGCCGTTATCCCGCTGTTCCCGCATCCCATCCGGGATCCAAACCCGCCCGAGCAGCGACTCCCGGCCGCTCTCCACCAACATTTCGGGGGCTGCCCCCAGGGTCAGGATTTggggggagctgctccaggatcctgtccctttcccagccagctccctgctccgGAGCATCCTGAGGTTCCCAACTGGTTCTGGGAAGTTCCCGGGCATCCCGGTTGCTTTTCTGGGCACCTGGATGAGCCCGGGAGCCCCAAAATCTCCGGAGGCTCGCGGATTTCTGGGAAGAGCCGCGGTTGGGGTTTTCCCAGCGGGAGCTGCCCTGGAGCGGTGGCCACGCTCCGCTCGGCATTTTTTTAGGAttccatatttatttatttcttattccACGTTTGCGGCCGATCCCCGGCAGATCCAAGGGCAGATCCACAAAGgaaagtgggggttttttttttatttatcagcTGACCGGGCTGGGAATGTAAAAACAGGAAAACGGCTGAGCtcatcccagctcatcccagctcatcccagtcccctccctgtccccagcggG CGTCCGGCCCTGAGCGGCACCGGGAGCCCCCCCATATCCTGGAGCCCCCCCACATCCTGGAGCCCCCCGACATCACCCTGA
- the CTSS gene encoding cathepsin S gives MELLAPVALLALLGLALGHPDPALDQHWELWKKTYGKEYKPQEDSLRRLTWEKNLWLVTLHNLEHSLGLRSYTLRMNHLGDMTSEEVAASLTGLQVRPRPRRNSAFQSQSRPVGDIPEALDWRDKGCVTEVKNQGACGSCWAFSAVGALEAQVKLKTGNLVSLSAQNLVDCSRMYGNKGCAGGFMTEAFQYIIDNGGIESEESYPYTAQNGTCRYNASARAASCSRFVELPQGDEAALRDAVATVGPVAVAIDATRPSFFLYHSGVYDDPQCSQEVNHGVVVVGYGSLDNKEYWLVKNSWGIHFGDAGYIRMIRNASNHCGIASYASYPLI, from the exons atggagctgctggctcccGTCGCCCTGCTGGCCCTactggggctggcactgggacaccCCGACCCCGCACTGGACCAGCACTGGgagctctggaaaaaaacctacGGAAAGGAATACAAGCCCCAG GAGGATTCCCTCCGTCGCCTGACGTGGGAGAAGAACCTGTGGCTGGTGACGCTCCATAACCTGGAGCATTCCCTGGGGCTGCGCTCCTACACGCTGCGAATGAACCACCTGGGAGACATG ACCAGCGAGGAGGTGGCGGCTTCGCTGACGGGGCTCCAGGTCCGTCCTCGTCCCCGTCGGAATTCCGCATTCCAATCCCAATCCCGGCCCGTCGGCGACATCCCGGAGGCGCTGGACTGGCGGGACAAGGGATGCGTGACCGAGGTGAAGAACCAG GGTGCCTGCGGATCCTGCTGGGCTTTCAGCGCCGTGGGAGCTCTGGAAGCGCAGGTGAAGCTGAAAACCGGGAATTTGGTGTCTCTGAGCGCCCAGAACTTGGTGGATTGCTCCAGGATGTACGGGAACAAGGGCTGCGCCGGGGGCTTCATGACGGAGGCGTTCCAGTACATCATCGACAATGGCGGCATCGAGTCCGAGGAATCTTATCCCTACACGGCTCAG AACGGGACGTGCCGCTACAACGCCTCGGCCCgcgctgcctcctgctcccGCTTCGTGGAGCTGCCCCAGGGTGACGAGGCCGCGCTCAGGGACGCCGTGGCCACCGTGGGCCCCGTGGCCGTGGCCATCGACGCCACGCGGCCCAGCTTCTTCCTCTACCACTCCG GGGTGTACGACGACCCCCAGTGCTCGCAGGAGGTGAACCacggggtggtggtggtgggataCGGCTCCCTGGACAACAAGGAATATTGGCTGGTGAAGAACAG CTGGGGCATCCATTTCGGAGACGCGGGATACATCCGGATGATCCGGAACGCCTCCAACCACTGCGGCATCGCCAGCTACGCCTCCTACCCGCTGATTTAG
- the DENND4B gene encoding LOW QUALITY PROTEIN: DENN domain-containing protein 4B (The sequence of the model RefSeq protein was modified relative to this genomic sequence to represent the inferred CDS: deleted 2 bases in 2 codons): MSDEKPPQLVDYFVVAGLAEASRALEEEQQPRPARPGEPITDVAVIIRSQGEEVPQGFTCIETTTSGHPVDLNAGLLNNPQMFLCYKRGRDKPPLIELGVHYEGKDRPKPGYQILDTTPYSRSANLASGSPGHQRTFLTFRRAAEPPGHHTLGVTDICLVMPSKGESTPHTFCRVDKNLNTSMWGPALFLCYKIAVAKGNTLVYEAGLLSRYPEQDSESFPLPESVPVFCLPMGATIESWPAGTKYPLPVFSTFVLTGASGDKVYGAAIQFHEAFPRERLSEAQALRLGLLSVVDRRPVPGRSLHTRKSICVLSHWPFFDVFRKFLMFIYRYSISGPHVLPLETHISHFMHNVPFPSPQRPRILVQMSPYDSLLLCRPVSSPLPLSGASFLTLLQNLGPDNAVALLVAVLTEQKLLIHSLRPDVLTSVGEALVAMIFPLRWQCPYIPLCPLALADVLCAPVPFIVGIHSSYFDLYEPPRDVIFVDLDTNTIFQSEERKLLSPRALPRRPCKVLLASLHSLSQQLDELLSAPGEEEPPELVLSDAEAAGARRAQLELEARAAFLRFMACALRGYRSFLRPIAPAPAPAGRDAGSLFALQGFLRSRERAYQRFYGQLLRTQLFTQFIEDCSFASDREPCLEFFDTCVDKVQVDLEKPEDTPLMELDDPRGGEHTVFITPPEQPAGPDGAEPPARYRYDGFPTLCPELLEPPRDPLVAQLCQARSSAPSSPAPRRTKQEMKVAQRVAQKSSAVPELWARCLLGHCYGLWFLYLPTHVRAAPAKLRALQLAYDVLRKMEQHKVVLPDEVCYRILMQLCGQYGEPVLSVRVLLEMKRAGIVPNTVTYGYYNKAVLESKWPAGTQGGRLRWAKLRNVVLGAAQFRQPLRQRERRSAAGDPPGDQPPPAPRPPLQRQTTWAGRSLRDPAPAPRLVKSGSLSFPRGEGGTRMGPGEPPLLPVTPPLPPPRPRGPPGSADGSLSDIATDESGGDEGPAGGPGGGPGGVTPRRGLAAKLQQLLSPGKRPPPRPTEPPREPGARRGSEQRDGDPPSRRSPAETLLRPRERPESTASESSVSLGSELDLSDASGGSTGAPKSTEPSSDGTAGTEPPALEVLLSSCSRCPGCAGLVFDEELMAGWTSDDSNLNTSCPFCCRSFVPFLSIEIRDFRRPPSPPGAGPVPPSPEGPVLSDRRRCLELDETPELCNGCADTPPPGRWERVAFAYLSPLVLRKELESLVENEGGELLARPELVDSHPIIFWNLVWYFQRLALPSNLPLLLLGSQHAPRDPQPPEPSRVRVRLLWDVLSPDPESCPPLYVLWRLHSNLPPRLHPWGPPPAPFSLTFLEALLSHVGLNEVHKAIGLFLETLAAPGAPRTLHRSIYRELLFLTLAALGREHTDIAAFDRRYRSALGKLGGALGRDELRRRRAQPPSAKASDCRRTFGAPPEC; this comes from the exons ATGTCGGACGAGAAGCCCCCCCAGCTCGTGGATTACTTCGTGGTGGCCGGGCTGGCGGAGGCGTCGCGGGCgctggaggaggagcagcagccgcGGCCGGCGCGGCCCGGGGAGCCCATCACGGACGTGGCCGTGATCATCCGCTCGCAGGGCGAGGAGGTGCCGCAGGGCTTCACCTGCATCGAGACCACCACGTCGGGCCACCCCGTGGACCTCAACGCGGGGCTGCTCAACAACCCCCAGATGTTCCTGTGCTACAAACGCGGGCGGGACAAACCCCCCCTGATCGAGCTGGG GGTGCACTATGAGGGCAAGGACCGCCCGAAGCCGGGCTACCAGATCCTGGACACGACCCCCTACAGCCGCTCGGCCAACCTGGCCTCGGGGTCCCCGGGCCACCAGCGCACGTTCCTGACGTTCCGGCGCGCGGCCGAGCCCCCCGGCCACCACACGCTGGGGGTCACCGACATCTGCCTGGTGATGCCCAGCAAGGGCGAGAGCACCCCCCACACCTTCTGCCGC GTGGACAAGAACCTCAACACCAGcatg TGGGGCCCCGCGTTGTTCCTGTGCTACAAGATCGCCGTGGCCAAGGGCAACACGCTGGTCTACGAGGCAG GGCTGCTGAGCCGCTACCCTGAGCAGGACAGCGAGTCCTTCCCTCTGCCCGAGTCGGTGCCCGTGTTCTGCCTGCCCATGGGGGCCACCATCGAGAGCTGGCCCGCGGGCACCAAGTACCCCCTGCCCGTCTTCTCCACCTTCGTCCTCACCGGCGCCTCGGGGGACAAG GTCTACGGCGCCGCCATCCAGTTCCACGAGGCGTTCCCGCGGGAGCGGCTGTCGGAGGCGCAGGCGCTGcgcctggggctgctcagcgTGGTGGACCGGCGGCCGGTGCCCGGGCGATCCCTGCACACCCGCAAGAGCATCTGCGTCCTGTCCCACTGGCCCTTCTTCGACGTCTTCCGCAAGTTCCTCATGTTCATCTACCGCTACTCCATCTCGGGCCCCCACGTGCTGCCCCTGGAGAC GCACATCTCCCACTTCATGCACAACGTGCCCTTCCCGTCCCCGCAGCGCCCGCGGATCCTGGTGCAG ATGTCCCCGTACGACAGCCTGCTGCTGTGCCGGCCCGTGTCCTCCCCGCTGCCGCTCAG CGGGGCCAGTTTCCTGACGCTGCTGCAGAACCTGGGCCCTGACAACGCGGTGGCGCTGCTGGTGGCCGTCCTGACCGAGCAGAAGCTGCTCATCCACTCCCTGCGCCCCGATGTGCTGACCAGCGTGGGAGAAGCCCTGGTGGCG ATGATCTTCCCCCTGCGCTGGCAGTGCCCCTACATCCCGCTGTGCCCGCTGGCGCTGGCTGACGTGCTGTGTGCCCCCGTGCCCTTCATTGTAGGCATCCACTCCAGCTACTTCGACCTCTACGAGCCCCCCCGCGACGTCATCTTCGTCGACCTGGACACCAACACCATTTTCCA GAGTGAGGAGCGGAAGCTGCTGTCGCCCCGCGCGCTGCCCCGCCGGCCCTGCAAGGTGCTGCTGGCCTCGCTGCacagcctgtcccagcagctggacGAGC TGCTGAGCGCGCCGGGCGAGGAGGAGCCGCCGGAGCTGGTGCTGAGCGACGCGGAGGCCGCGGGCGCGCGCCGGgcgcagctggagctggaggcgCGGGCGGCCTTCCTGCGCTTCATGGCCTGCGCCCTGCGCGGGTACCGCTCCTTCCTGCGCCCCAtcgcgcccgcgcccgccccggccggcCGCGACGCCGGGAGCCTCTTCGCGCTGCAGG GGTTCCTGCGCTCCCGGGAGCGGGCGTACCAGCGCTTCTACGGGCAGCTGCTGCGCACGCAGCTCTTCACGCAGTTCATCGAGGACTGCTCCTTCGCCAGCGACCGCGAGCCCTGCCTCGAGTTCTTCGACACCTGCGTGGACAAG GTGCAGGTGGACCTGGAGAAGCCTGAGGACACGCCCCTGATGGAGCTGGATGACCCCCGGGGTGGGGAGCACACGGTGTTCATCACCCCCCCGGAGCAGCCGGCGGGGCCGGACGGGGCTGAACCCCCTGCCCGGTACAG GTATGATGGGTTCCCCAcgctgtgcccagagctgctggagcctccCCGGGACCCGCTGgtggcacagctgtgccaggcccGGAGCAGCGCCCCGAGCAGCCCCGCCCCACGGCGCACCAAGCAG GAGATGAAGGTGGCCCAGCGGGTGGCCCAGAAGTCGTCGGCGGTGCCCGAGCTGTGGGCACGGTGCCTGCTGGGGCACTGCTACGGGCTCTGGTTCCTGTACCTGCCCACCCACGTGCGCGCCGCCCCCGCCAAGCTCCGCGCCCTGCAGCTCGCCTACGACGTCCTGCGCAAGATGGAGCAGCACAAGGTGGTGCTGCCTGACGAG GTGTGTTACCGCATCCTGATGCAGCTCTGCGGGCAGTACGGGGAGCCCGTGCTGTCCGTGCGCGTCCTGCTCGAGATGAAACGCGCCGGCATCGTCCCCAACACCGTCACCTACGGCTACTACAACAAG GCCGTGCTGGAGAGCAAGTGGCCGGCAGGGACTCAGGGAGGGCGGCTGCGCTGGGCCAAGCTCCGGAATGTGGTGCTGGGGGCGGCGCAGTTCCGGCAGCCCCTGCGGCAGCGGGAACGCCGGAGCGCCGCCGGAGACCCCCCGG GTGACCAGCCTCCCCcggccccccgcccccccctgCAGCGCCAGACCACCTGGGCGGGCCGGAGCCTGCGGgacccggccccggccccgcggctgGTCAAGAGCGgcagcctcagtttcccccgGGGCGAGGGGGGGACGCGGATGGGGCCGGGGGAGCCCCCCCTGCTCCCCGTGACGCCCCCCCTGCCACCCCCCCGCCCGCGGGGCCCCCCCGGCTCGGCCGACGGGAGCCTCTCGGACATCGCCACGGACGAGAGCGGCGGCGATGAGGGGCcggccgggggtcccggggggggtcccggtggGGTGACCCCACGCCGGGGGCTGGCGgccaagctgcagcagctgctgtccccCGGGAAGCGGCCACCCCCGCGCCCCACAGAGCCCCCCCGGGAGCCCGGGGCGCGCCGGGGGTCGGAGCAGCGGGATGGGGACCCCCCCTCACGCCGCAGC CCCGCCGAGACCCTGCTGCGGCCCCGGGAGCGCCCCGAGTCCACGGCGTCGGAG AGCTCCGTGTCCCTGGGCAGTGAACTGGACCTGTCCGATGCCTCGGGGGGCAGCACCGGCGCCCCCAAATCCACGGAGCCCTCCTCGGatgggacagcggggacagagCCCCCCGCCCTGGAG gtgctgctgtccAGCTGCTCGCGCTGCCCGGGCTGTGCCGGGCTCGTGTTCGACGAGGAGCTCATGGCCGGCTGGACCTCGGACGATTCCAACCTCAACAcctcctgccccttctgctgCCGCTCCTTCGTGCCCTTCCTGAGCATCGAGATCCGCGACTTCCGACGGCCCcccag cccccccGGGGCCGGCCCGGTGCCCCCCTCCCCAGAGGGGCCGGTGCTCAGTGACCGCCGGCGCTGCCTCGAGCTGGACGAGACCCCCGAGCTGTGCAACGGCTGTGCCGACACCCCG CCCCCGGGGCGCTGGGAGCGCGTGGCCTTCGCCTACCTGAGCCCGCTGGTGCTGCGCAAGGAGCTGGAGAGCCTGGTGGAGAACGAGGGCGGGGAGCTGCTGGCGCGCCCCGAGCTCGTGGACAGCCACCCCATCATCTTCTGGAACCTCGTGTGGTACTTCCAGcgcctggccctgcccagcaacctccccctgctgctgctgggctcccaGCACGCGCCCCGCGACCCCCAg CCCCCCGAGCCCTCCCGTGTCCGTGTGCGGCTCCTGTGGGATGTGCTGAGCCCCGACCCCGAGAGCTGCCCCCCCCTCTACGTCCTCTGGAGGCTCCACA